Genomic DNA from Clostridiales bacterium:
TGGCTTTGGCGGCGGGCGGCGTTTGTTTTGTCTTTTTGCCGAAAGCGGCGCTAACGAGAATAAGGGAATTATTTGTGGGCGCCAATACCGCTTTGGCGGCCAGAAACATAGTCAACAGGGCCAAAGAACAATTATACAAGCGCCTTAAAAACCTAAGCCGTATTTTTTCTGATATGGACAGGATTTTTAGGACTTCGGTAAGGGGCAATATCCCTTTGGACAAAACAATAGATGTCATGGCGGACGAGATTCCGCTTAGGCTTTGCTCGTCTTGTCTAAATTACCCGAGATGTTACGAATATAAAGACGATATTATAATGAGTTTTAAAGATATGCTAGCCCCCGCGCTCAAAAAAGGGCGCGCGACCATAATTGATGTTCCAACCTACCTTACCTCTAGGTGCGATAAAGTCAATGCGCTATTAAATTTGATTAACGATATGATAGAAAATTACAAAAAAGACAATCTTGTTATTGAAAATTTGGATATTTCAAGGGTATTGGTCGCCGAACAATTGGGCGGCATCTCCAAAATGATGCTAAGCGTGGCCGAAGAAACAAGGCAGGGCATTTCGTTTGACTTAAACAACGAGCGCGCGATGCTGGAAGAGCTCACCTATAACGATATTATCTGCCAGGAAGCTATCTTAAGCCAAGAAAAATTAGGGTGCGTAAGCGCCGAGCTTGTTTTGATGAGCGGCAGTTACGACGCGGAAAGCGTAAAAAGGATAGTCTCCAAAGTTTTGAACAAAAAAATGGGGATAATCAGCGAAGAGGCCGCGCCCGACAGCAATTGGAACATAGTAACCCTCAAAACCGCGCCGCCTTACGATGTTATATTCGGCGCGGCCTGCGCGCCCAAAGCGGGCAACGCGATAAGCGGAGACCGCCATAGTTTTGAGAAAATCAGCGACGACAAGTTTTTGATGGCGCTTTGCGACGGCATGGGCGCGGGCCAAAGCGCCGAAAGACTGTCCAATACGGCGCTGGCGCTTATAGAAAATTTTTATAAAGCGGGTTTTGATAATATGACAATACTATCAAGCGTCAATAAGTTTTTGGCTTATACCGACGACGAGAGTTTTTCGGCGCTGGATATTTGCGTAATCAATCTGCGCGAATGCGCCTGCGATTTTATAAAGCTGGGCGCGCCTTACGGGATTTTAAAACACGGGCCTGACAGCGAGATTATAGAAGGCGCCTCGTTGCCTATGGGTATTTTGGAAGAGGCCAAGCCCACGGTGTTTAGAAAATTATTAAAAGCCAACGATATGATAATTTTATCTACCGACGGGGTTACCGACGTGTTTAAGGATTTTGGCTCTTACAAGGCGTTTGTGGACTCAATCAACACTTTGAACCCCCAAGTGATGGCCGATACCATTTTGGACTATTGCGTAAAAGCCGACAAGAGCGCGCCTCACGACGATATGTCGGTTATATGCGCGCGTATTTTCCCGCTGCTTTGATTAAGTATTTAAAAAATAATGATTTGTTGTAAACATAATAATATTTATGCTATAATTTAGTTTGAGGTTTTTTTGATGGAAAACGCCGAAATAAAATTTGCTCTTTCAAAAAAAGAGTTGTTTTGGCTTTATACCCTCGCGTATATCAAGACGGCTATTGTTATACTGGCGGCGGGCGTTGTCCTGGGGTTTATAGGGCTTATGGTCTTTGCGTTGGACCGCCTTACGCCTGTGGTGGATTGGCAAAACTATTACCAAAACTTGTATTTGCTGAGCGTTTTGACGCTGGGCGCGGGCGTTATTTACGGGCTGGGCGTTATGGCTTTTTCGGGCATGCGCGTATTGGCGACCAAAAAAGGCCCGGCGATGTTTGGCCAAAGGATAATTTCCATAGAACAAGAACGCGCCGTCGTTTCATACGCCGACGGCAAAAAGGATATTATCAAGTGGGGGCAATATAAAATCCATTTTGAAAACCAAAAATATATAATACTAAAAAGCGATATTAATACTTTTATACTCAAAAAAGAGGCTTTTTCGCCTCAAGACCTAAATTGGCTTAAGCAAAACCTGAAAGAACAAAATATAAACGAGTATCGCAAAAAAATCCAAGCCAAAAGGAACCGCTAAATGGAAATTAACTTCACGCTGACTAAGGACGATCTTATAGATTACTACAAAAGCGCCAACCGCAACACTTTCATAGTATGGGGCGTTATTGTTTTGGCTTTTTCGGGGCTTATAATAGCGGGCGCAGTTTTAAATAACACTAATCTTTTGGGAATGGGCGTTTTGATAGTCGTCTTCTCCGTTCTTTTTATATTGCTGACGCTTTTTAAAATTATTGCCGTATTTAAAAAAAGCGTCCAAACGCTCAAAAACGACGTTATAACGGTGGAGTTAAACCCGGATTTTATCCAAATCAGAAAAAGCGGCAAAATAAGGTGGGAATATATATTTGAGCTGTTGGAATATAAAAACCTGTTTGTTTTAAAGCTCAACAAGGCCAGCGTGTTTATTTTGCCCAAGAGGGCGCTTGGCGGGCAAGCTCAAAGTTTGTTAAAAGAATATTATCAAGCGGGATTAAAAAAAAGAAAATCCGCAATAAAAAATAAATAAGGCAGGATAAAGATATGGGGCTTATTAAGGCTATATTGGGCTCGGATAATAAAAGAGCGTTAAAAAAACTTGAAGTCATCGCCGCCAAGATAGAAAACTTGGCGGACAAATATAAAGCCATGAGCGACGACGAGTTAAGGGCCGTTACGCCTTGGCTAAAAGACAGGCTGCAAAACAATTACGAGACCTTGGACGATCTTTTGCCCGACGCTTACGCGGCGATGCGCGAAGCCAGCGAAAGGGTTTTGGGGATGCGCCATTTCCATGTGCAGCTTTTGGGCGGCATTGTTCTGCATCAGGGCAGAATCGCCGAGATGAAAACGGGCGAGGGCAAAACTTTGGTCGCGGTCTTGCCTGCCTACCTTAACGCCTTAACCGGTAAGGGCGTGCATATAGTTACGGTCAACGACTATCTTGCCAAAACGCACGCCGAATGGATGGGCAAAGTTTTTAGGTATATGGGCATAAGCGTGGGCGTGTCCATACCGGGCATGAACAACGACCAAAAGCGCCAAGCTTACAGCGCCGATGTGACATATTGCACCAATAACGAGCTTGGGTTTGATTACCTAAGAGATAATATGGTTATTAACGCCCGCGACAGGGTGCTGAGGGATTTGCATTTTGCCATTGTGGACGAAGTTGACTCAATTTTAATAGACGAAGCGCGCACGCCTTTGATTATAAGCGGCCGCAGCGAAAAGTCTTCGGATATGTATATTAAAGTCAACAAGTTCGCCAAATATCTAAAGCCCGAAGATATTGACTTGGACGAGGAAAAAAAGACCGTCCACCTTACCGACGCGGGCGTCGCAAAAGCCGAGAGATATTTTGCGGTGGAAAACTTGGGCGACCCTGAAAACGACGAATTGTATCATTATATAAACAACGCTTTGCGCGCGCATTTTATAATGAAACGCGACAACGATTATATCGTCAAAGACGGCGAAGTCATAATCGTGGACGAGTTTACCGGCCGTCTTATGATAGGAAGGCGCTATAGCGACGGATTGCACCAGGCGATAGAAGCCAAGGAAAATGTGCGCATCCAAGACGAAAACAAGACGATGGCGACCATTACCTTCCAAAACTTTTTCCGTCTTTATCAAAAGCTCTCGGGCATGACGGGCACGGCCAAGACCGAGGAAAGCGAGTTTAACGCTATATATAACTTGGATGTCGTTGTTATCCCTACCAACAAGCCGATGATTAGGGTGGACGAGGAAGACCAAGTCTATACAACCCACGCGGGCAAGCTAAGGGCTATTGTGGCCGACATCAAAGAATGTTACCAACGCGGCCAGCCCGTGCTGGTAGGCACGGTTACCGTTGAAAAAAGCGAAGAGTTGTCGCGGCATCTAGCGCGCGAGCGCATACCCCATAATGTGCTTAACGCCAAAAACCACGCGTTAGAAGCCGAAATTATAGCCCAAGCGGGCAGAAAGGGCGCCGTTACCATTTCAACCAATATGGCGGGACGCGGAACGGATATTCTTTTGGGCGGCAACCCCGAGTTTATGGCGAAACGGCGCATGAGGGAGTTAGGATACAAAGACGAAATTATAGAAGCCGCCACTTCTTACGCGCCTACGGACGACCCCGAGGTCTTGGCGGCAAAAGCCGAATTCAAAAAACATTACGACGCGTTTTACGCCCAGACCCAAAAAGAAAAAGAAGAGGTAATCGCTCTGGGAGGCTTAAGGGTCATAGGCACCGAGCGCCATGAATCGCGAAGGATAGACAACCAGCTTCGCGGCAGGGCGGGCAGGCAGGGCGATATCGGCTCTTCTATCTTTTATTTGAGCATGGAAGACGACCTTATCAGGTTGTTTGGCGGGGACAGGATGAAGCGCATAGCCGAGATGTTTAGGCTTGACGACGATATGCCCTTGGCTATGAAGATGCTTACCAAGCGCATAGAAGGCGCCCAAAAGACCGTTGAGGGCAGAAACTTCTCGATAAGGCGTTATGTCTTGGAATATGACAATGTAATGAACACCCAAAGAACGATTATATATTCCCAGCGCAATAAGGTTCTGATGGGCGAAAGCGTGCACGACGAGATAATGGAAATGATGCGGCACCAAGCCCAAGTCATAACCGAGTTCCACGCCGATCGCACTGTGGATTGGCAAGAGTGGGATATTGAAAGCTTTAACAGGGACATAGAGCGCTATCTTTTGCCGCATGAAAAAGAGTTTTTGACCGAAGAAAGACTGTCCAAATGGGATGTTGACGATATCATTGAAAACTTAATAAACGAGATGACCGATTATTACTACAAGAAAAGAGAACTGGCCAAAGAAATGGGCATAAATTTTGACGAGGTTGAGCGCGTGGTGCTGCTAAGGGTGGTGGATTCGCAGTGGATGGAACACATAGACGCAATGGATGTGCTGCGCCGCGGCATAACCTTGAGAGCCTACGGTCAGCAAGACCCCGTAATCGCCTATAAAAAAGAAGGCTTTGAGATGTTTGACGAGATGATAGACCGCATCAAAGAACATACCGTGCAGTTTCTTATGAGGGTCAACATTGAAAGAGCGCCCGTAAGGCGCGAACAGCAACGGATGGAATTAAAAGCCGCGCGCGGCGGCGGGCTTGTCTTGCAAAAAGCCATCGGCGCGCCCCAAAAAGCCCAGCCCGCGGTGTCCCAATAAGAAGTGGGCAGGAACGAGCCTTGCCCTTGCGGAAGCGGCAAAAAATATAAAAATTGCTGCGGAAGCGTCGTATAAAACCATAAACAGGAGAGACATTTAATAATGATAAAGTTAGAAACCGTCAAATACGAACTAGCGCAATGCCGAACGACCTTAAAGGCGATAGGAGACTCTCTTTGACTTGGCCAAGATCGAGAAAGAGATAGACCAGCTGCTAAAACGGCAAAGCCAAGAGGATTTTTATAAAAACCTGCAAGAAATCAAAGAAGTCAACCAAAAGCTAAAAATACTTCAAGAAAAAGCCGATGGTTATAAAGATATATCAAACCGCGCGGACGAGATCGCGGAGTTGATAGAGCTTGCCGAGGCCGAGGAAGACGAGGCTTTGGCGGACGAGATCATAAAAGATTTTGAAGATTTAAAAAAGGATATTGAAAAACTTAATCTCCAAACCTTGCTAAAAGGCGAGTATGACGCGCATAACGCGATTATGACGCTTCATGCCGGCGCGGGCGGAACCGAAGCGCAAGACTGGACGGAAATGCTGTATCGGATGTATGCGCGATACGCCGAAAAAAACAACTTTTCCGTAAAAGTCATAGATTATCTGGAAGGCGACGGCGCGGGGATAAAAAGTATCACTTTTATAGTGGAAGGGCCTAACGCTTACGGGTTTTTGAAAGCCGAAAAGGGCGTCCACAGGCTTGTAAGGATTTCGCCGTTTGACGCAAACGCCCGACGCCACACGTCTTTTGCGTCCGTGGAAGTCGCGCCCGAAATCGAACAAGACACCGATATAGAAATTAAGCCCGACGAGCTTAAAATTGACACATACAGAAGCGGCGGCGCGGGCGGACAGCATGTCAACAAGACGGAGTCAGCCGTGCGCATAACGCATATTCCTACGGGCATTGTCGTGCAGTGCCAAAACGAGCGCTCCCAAACCCAAAACAAAGAGACGGCTATGAAAATGCTTATTTCCAAATTGGCGGAATTAAAAGAGCGCGAAAACCAACAAAAGATTGAAAGCCTAAAAGGCGAAATCAAAAAAATTGAATGGGGCAGCCAAATACGCTCGTATATTTTCTGCCCTTACACATTGGTAAAAGACCACCGCACAGGCTATGAAGACCCCAATGTCCAGGCTGTAATGGACGGCGAGATTGACGGGTTTATCAACGATTATTTGAGAAAAACGCAATGATTATTAAAGAACAAAACGATGTTTTGATACTGGGCATAGAAACTTCTTGCGACGAAACTAGCGCCGCCATGGTCAAAAACGGCCGCGAGGTTTTGAGCAATATAATATCAAGCCAAATAGACATCCATAAGCGCTTTGGCGGCGTCGTCCCTGAGATCGCGTCCCGCAACCATACTATGGCTATTGTCAATGTTTTGGACCAAGCCTTGTCCCAAGCCAATATCGCGCCAAACGATATTGACGCCGTGGCGGTGACTTACGGCGCCGGGCTTGTGGGCGCGCTGCTGGTCGGGGTGAGCGCGGCAAAGGCGATTAGTTATTTGCTGAATAAGCCGCTTATCGCAGTCGATCATATAAGGGCGCATATCGCCGCAAATTATCTTGACAATTCCGACCTCGTCCCCCCGTTTTTGTGCGCCGTGGTAAGCGGCGGGCATACAGAGCTTGCGGACATTAAGGATTATACGCGCTATGAGATTTTGGGCGCGACCTTGGACGACGCAGCGGGCGAGGCTTTTGACAAGGTGGCGCGGGCGCTGGGATTGGGCTATCCGGGCGGGCCTGAAATAGACAAAAGGGCAAGACTGGGCAAACGCAATATAGAATTTTTTAAAACGGCAAAAATCATCAGCGACGATTATAACTTCAGTTATAGCGGGCTAAAGACAGCTGTGATAAACTACCTGCACAACGCCCGACAAAGAGGCCAAGAAATAAACATAAACGACATATGCGCTTCCTTTACCTATTACGCTTTGGAACCCATAGTCCAAAAGGCTTTTGACGCCGCGCGCAACCTTGGATATGAGAATATAGCTTTGGCGGGCGGCGTGGCCGCCAATAGTTACCTTAGGCGGCGCTTTAAAGAAATGGGCAATAAATACGATATAAATGTCTATGTCCCAAGCCCCAAGCTGTGCACGGACAACGCGGCTATGGTGGCCTCAATGGGATATTATAATTATATTAATAAAGTCAATATCGCGGATATGACCCTTAACGCCGCGCCTTCGTTATGAAAAAAATTATTAATTGGTTGACAAAAACCTTTTTCCCGCCTGATTACAAATGTATTATTAGCGACAGGGAGATTTTTAACAATCCTAAGAATTCTATCTGCAGCGAGTGTAAATTAGAGTTTAACGACCAAAACTTTTGCCAAAAATGCGGAACAGTATTAGAAAGCATGTCAGTTTTTTGCCAGGACTGCAAAAATTACAAGCCGCATTATTTGTTCGCGCGAAGCGTTCTAATATACGAGGGCAACGCCCAAAAGCTGATACAAGGCTTTAAATACGGCAACAAAAAATACCTATGCGAGCCGCTGGGGCGGATGATGTCCGATTATTTTGCCGGCTTGGATTGGGATGTGGACTTGGTCGCGCCCGCGCCTATGTCGCAAGAGAGGCTTAAAGAGCGGGGGTATAATCAGTCCAAACTATTGGCCCAAATCATCTGCCAAAACCATAACCTAAAAATGCAAGACGGCCTTTTGCATAAAATCAAGCATACGCCCTATCAAGCCCGGTTGTCCCGACAAGAGAGGCTCGTACAGGTAAAGAATAATTTTTGGGTAAATAATAACGCCGATATAAAAGGCAAAAGCGTCTTGATTGTGGACGATGTTATGACCACGGGCGCGACGATGGACGAGTTGGCCCGCATACTGTTAAAACAAAAGGCGCGGCAAGTCTATGTCTTGGTCTTGGCCCAGCCGCGCAAAAAAATAAAAGGACTTTATTAAAGTCCTCTTGAGGTTGCTTGACCTTGAAAGATTTGTTTTACAGCTTCTAAGGTGTCTTGGAAATATTCTTTTGTGTGCGGTTTTACCTTTTTTCCTAAAATTTGGCAATATTGCTCGTCATGGTTATATTGCTGCAAGACAAATTTTTTTGCGCCTTTTAACTCTTGGGCTATTTGGATTATGTCTTGCTTGGTCAATGTGGGCGCGAAAGTCGTTCTAAATTCATAGTCTACGCCGCTGTTTAGGATAATCTCAACCGATTTTTTTATCTCGTTAATGTCAACGGGAACGCCTGCCGTTTGGGCATATTTTTCAAGCGGGGCTTTGTAGTCCATAGCGATGTAATCTACCAAACCTTGGTCTATGAGGCTTTGCAAAACTTTCGGGCGGCTGCCGTTGGTGTCGATTTTGACCGGATAGCCCAGCGCCTTTACTTTTTTGATAAATTCGGGCAATTCTTTGTTAAGCGTGGGCTCGCCGCCGCTTATGACCACGCCTTGAAGCTGGCCTTTCCGTTTTTCCAAAAAAGCCAAGACCTCGCCCTCGTCAATATCGCCCGTTGATTTTATATAAGGCCTGTTATGGCAATACCAGCAATCAAAGTTACAGCCGCCTAAGAAAACCGCACACGATATGTGTGCGGGATAATCTATGAAGGAATTTTTTATATAGCCTGCTATCTTCATCTTTTTATATTCCCGAAGCGGCCGATAAGCTTTCAAACTGCTTCTTGACTTTTTCCATATCGTTGGGCATTACATATTTTATTCTTTGCCTGTATTCCTCTTTTTTGCCCCTGTTGTAGTTTTGGACAGGGCGCAAATAACCCACTACTCTGGACCAAACCTCGGCTTCTTGGTTGCAATGCGGGCAGGTGAAATGCTCGCCCGCTATATAGCCGTGCTCCTGGCATACCGAGAAGGTCGGGGTGAGCGAAATATACGGCATTTTGGAGTTGTTAAATACGGTCTTAATTAAATTTTTGCAAGCTTCAATATCGTCAATTTTTTCGCCTAGATAAAAATGCAACACCGTTCCGCCTGTGTATAACGACTGCAATTCGTCTTGGTTTTCCACGGTTTCAAAGATATCGTCGGTGAAGTTTACGGGCGGCTGCGTTGAATTGGTGTAGTAAGGCTCGTTGACGCCGCTTGCGATAATGTCGGGATACCTTTCGGTGTCCAGCTTGGCAAGCCTGTAGCTTGTGCTTTCGGCAGGCGTGGCCTCAAGGTTATACATATGCCCTGTTTCTTTTTGGAACTCAACCATTATTTCCCTTAAGTAATGCATAACCTCCAAAGCGAACGCTTTGCCCTCGGGCGCGGTTATATCCTTGCCCATAAAGTTCAAAAGCGCCTCGTTCATGCCCACGATGCCTATGGTGTTAAAGTGGTTGTGCCAATACTGTCCCGTGCGCGCTTTTACGCCCGCCAAAAAATGCGCCGAATACGGATACAATCCTTTTTCGGTCTGGTCTTCTATAATCTTGCGCTTGATCTCCAGCGATGTCTTGGCGATGTTGCAAAGTCTTCTTAAATGCCCGAAAAACTCTTGCTTGGTCTTGCTTAAATATCCGACTCTTGGCAGGTTCAAAGTAACCACGCCGATAGAGCCCGTCAAGGGGTTGGACCCGAACAAACCGCCGCCTCTTTTTTTGAGCTCGCTCACATCCAGCCTGAGCCTGCAGCACATGGACACGGCGTCCTCGGGGTCTAAGTCGCTGTTTATATAGTTGGCAAAATACGGAATACCGTATTTGCAAGTTATCTTCATAAACGCGTTGGTCACTTCGCTGTCCCAATCAAACTCTTTGGTTATGTTAAGGGTGGGTATGGGGAAGGTAAACACTCTGCCTTTGGCGTCGCCTTCCAGCATGACCTCGCAAAACGCCAAGTTGAACATATCCATTTCTTTTTGGAATTCGCCGTATGTGGCGTCTTGGACCGCTCCGCCTATTATCACAGGCTGGTCTTTTAGGGCGTTGGGCACTTTTATATCAAAAGTCAAATTGGAAAACGGGCATTGGAAACCTACGCGGGTAGGAACATTTATGTTAAACACAAACTCTTGCAAGCATTGTTTTACTTGCTCATAGGTCATATTGTCATATCTGATAAACGGCGCAAGATAGGTGTCAAAGCTGCTCCAGGCTTGCGCGCCCGCGGTCTCGCCTTGGGTGGTAAAAGTCGCGTTGACGATTTGGCCCAAAAGCGAACGCATATGCTTGGGCGGCTTGCTTTCTACCTTGCCCGGCACTCCGCCAAACCCGTGCAACAAGATATGCCTTATATCCCAGCCCGCGCAATAGGGCCCGAAAAATCCCAAGTCGTGCAGATGGATTTCGCCGCTCTCGTGCGCGTTGCGCACATCCACGGGATAAATCTCGTAAAGCCAATATTTTTTGGTAAACGATTCCCTTATATAGTTATTGAGCCCGTTGACTGATTTTTGGACATTGGCGTTTTCTTTGATAGCCCAATCGTTTTCGCCCAAATAGTTTCCAAACATGTCAATGGTCGCGCCGATAAGCGCGTTGATTTTTCGCGCGCTATGGCGTTTCTCTCTATAAAGAATAAACGCTTTGGCGGTCTTGGCGTGCCCGTTTTCTATAAGGACTTTTTCCACCATGTCCTGAACATCTTCCACATGCGGACGTCTGCCGCCAAAGTTTTGTTCTAATTTTCTGACAACTTCCTCGCTTAGCCGCTTTGCCAGCTCGCGATCGTCGCCTCCCACTGCGACAGCGGCCTTATAAATGGCGTTGGTAATTTTCTCAATGTCAAAGGATTGAACGGTTCCATCCCTTTTCAATATTTCCTTTATCATATGTTCGCTCCCTTATATTTGATATCATTCATAATATCATATACTATATATAGTGTCAATATGTATTTAAAAATACAATATATAGAAAATATTATAATAAACCGCTTTAGTATAACTTTGGATTATGCAAAGGTAACTTGTATTTTTTATCTTGATGTTTTCTTGAGATTATTGACTTCGGCGTCCAATATATTTCTCAATTCTTTCATTAATTCTTTGGAAGGCGGCGCTACGTCTTCCAATGAATACGAAAGGCCAAGCTCGCGCCATTTTTTTATACCCAGGGTGTGGTAAGGGATGAGCTCGTATCTTTGCGCTTTTACGCAATATTTGGCAAGCGCTTTAATTTGGGAATTTGCGTCATTGACGCCGGGCACTATGACCTGCCGTATCCAAAAATCAACGCCATTTTCGACCAAATATTGATACATCTTTAAAGTAGGCTCAAAATCCGCGCCCGTCAATTTTTTGTACTCAACCGGGTCGGTGTGCTTAATGTCCAAAAGTACAAGGTCGGTCAAGGTAAGCAATCTTTTGACATCGTCGTTGAGC
This window encodes:
- a CDS encoding ComF family protein, with translation MKKIINWLTKTFFPPDYKCIISDREIFNNPKNSICSECKLEFNDQNFCQKCGTVLESMSVFCQDCKNYKPHYLFARSVLIYEGNAQKLIQGFKYGNKKYLCEPLGRMMSDYFAGLDWDVDLVAPAPMSQERLKERGYNQSKLLAQIICQNHNLKMQDGLLHKIKHTPYQARLSRQERLVQVKNNFWVNNNADIKGKSVLIVDDVMTTGATMDELARILLKQKARQVYVLVLAQPRKKIKGLY
- a CDS encoding anaerobic ribonucleoside-triphosphate reductase activating protein is translated as MKIAGYIKNSFIDYPAHISCAVFLGGCNFDCWYCHNRPYIKSTGDIDEGEVLAFLEKRKGQLQGVVISGGEPTLNKELPEFIKKVKALGYPVKIDTNGSRPKVLQSLIDQGLVDYIAMDYKAPLEKYAQTAGVPVDINEIKKSVEIILNSGVDYEFRTTFAPTLTKQDIIQIAQELKGAKKFVLQQYNHDEQYCQILGKKVKPHTKEYFQDTLEAVKQIFQGQATSRGL
- the secA gene encoding preprotein translocase subunit SecA, whose amino-acid sequence is MGLIKAILGSDNKRALKKLEVIAAKIENLADKYKAMSDDELRAVTPWLKDRLQNNYETLDDLLPDAYAAMREASERVLGMRHFHVQLLGGIVLHQGRIAEMKTGEGKTLVAVLPAYLNALTGKGVHIVTVNDYLAKTHAEWMGKVFRYMGISVGVSIPGMNNDQKRQAYSADVTYCTNNELGFDYLRDNMVINARDRVLRDLHFAIVDEVDSILIDEARTPLIISGRSEKSSDMYIKVNKFAKYLKPEDIDLDEEKKTVHLTDAGVAKAERYFAVENLGDPENDELYHYINNALRAHFIMKRDNDYIVKDGEVIIVDEFTGRLMIGRRYSDGLHQAIEAKENVRIQDENKTMATITFQNFFRLYQKLSGMTGTAKTEESEFNAIYNLDVVVIPTNKPMIRVDEEDQVYTTHAGKLRAIVADIKECYQRGQPVLVGTVTVEKSEELSRHLARERIPHNVLNAKNHALEAEIIAQAGRKGAVTISTNMAGRGTDILLGGNPEFMAKRRMRELGYKDEIIEAATSYAPTDDPEVLAAKAEFKKHYDAFYAQTQKEKEEVIALGGLRVIGTERHESRRIDNQLRGRAGRQGDIGSSIFYLSMEDDLIRLFGGDRMKRIAEMFRLDDDMPLAMKMLTKRIEGAQKTVEGRNFSIRRYVLEYDNVMNTQRTIIYSQRNKVLMGESVHDEIMEMMRHQAQVITEFHADRTVDWQEWDIESFNRDIERYLLPHEKEFLTEERLSKWDVDDIIENLINEMTDYYYKKRELAKEMGINFDEVERVVLLRVVDSQWMEHIDAMDVLRRGITLRAYGQQDPVIAYKKEGFEMFDEMIDRIKEHTVQFLMRVNIERAPVRREQQRMELKAARGGGLVLQKAIGAPQKAQPAVSQ
- the tsaD gene encoding tRNA (adenosine(37)-N6)-threonylcarbamoyltransferase complex transferase subunit TsaD, whose product is MIIKEQNDVLILGIETSCDETSAAMVKNGREVLSNIISSQIDIHKRFGGVVPEIASRNHTMAIVNVLDQALSQANIAPNDIDAVAVTYGAGLVGALLVGVSAAKAISYLLNKPLIAVDHIRAHIAANYLDNSDLVPPFLCAVVSGGHTELADIKDYTRYEILGATLDDAAGEAFDKVARALGLGYPGGPEIDKRARLGKRNIEFFKTAKIISDDYNFSYSGLKTAVINYLHNARQRGQEININDICASFTYYALEPIVQKAFDAARNLGYENIALAGGVAANSYLRRRFKEMGNKYDINVYVPSPKLCTDNAAMVASMGYYNYINKVNIADMTLNAAPSL
- a CDS encoding SpoIIE family protein phosphatase, which translates into the protein MRITTKSFENIDKKKIRLYIFLKYLTYFLVMLTLARANIDSLRPFAWGLYVALVFFGQNALVVSLLYFAACAIIEPTINSLISAVCIVLVMLIVSIIHLKAKKPMTLPLLFLYAFLGQGGYLYVCFSVGYNALNAVLNLMFGMVFLYACVTVCHSVIVRGLKYRLNKNDLACLAFFIVALFNGLASFDFVGEAVVRAVFCLTMLIIVYSVGAAPACGYAVFCGLGVTLATKDITYAASFVACALTASLFTEISKIMTATAPVLTDIVFGLYFNSYFNYGVVSVLALAAGGVCFVFLPKAALTRIRELFVGANTALAARNIVNRAKEQLYKRLKNLSRIFSDMDRIFRTSVRGNIPLDKTIDVMADEIPLRLCSSCLNYPRCYEYKDDIIMSFKDMLAPALKKGRATIIDVPTYLTSRCDKVNALLNLINDMIENYKKDNLVIENLDISRVLVAEQLGGISKMMLSVAEETRQGISFDLNNERAMLEELTYNDIICQEAILSQEKLGCVSAELVLMSGSYDAESVKRIVSKVLNKKMGIISEEAAPDSNWNIVTLKTAPPYDVIFGAACAPKAGNAISGDRHSFEKISDDKFLMALCDGMGAGQSAERLSNTALALIENFYKAGFDNMTILSSVNKFLAYTDDESFSALDICVINLRECACDFIKLGAPYGILKHGPDSEIIEGASLPMGILEEAKPTVFRKLLKANDMIILSTDGVTDVFKDFGSYKAFVDSINTLNPQVMADTILDYCVKADKSAPHDDMSVICARIFPLL
- a CDS encoding peptide chain release factor 2 (programmed frameshift) — translated: MIKLETVKYELAQCRTTLKAIGDSLDLAKIEKEIDQLLKRQSQEDFYKNLQEIKEVNQKLKILQEKADGYKDISNRADEIAELIELAEAEEDEALADEIIKDFEDLKKDIEKLNLQTLLKGEYDAHNAIMTLHAGAGGTEAQDWTEMLYRMYARYAEKNNFSVKVIDYLEGDGAGIKSITFIVEGPNAYGFLKAEKGVHRLVRISPFDANARRHTSFASVEVAPEIEQDTDIEIKPDELKIDTYRSGGAGGQHVNKTESAVRITHIPTGIVVQCQNERSQTQNKETAMKMLISKLAELKERENQQKIESLKGEIKKIEWGSQIRSYIFCPYTLVKDHRTGYEDPNVQAVMDGEIDGFINDYLRKTQ
- a CDS encoding ribonucleoside triphosphate reductase, with protein sequence MIKEILKRDGTVQSFDIEKITNAIYKAAVAVGGDDRELAKRLSEEVVRKLEQNFGGRRPHVEDVQDMVEKVLIENGHAKTAKAFILYREKRHSARKINALIGATIDMFGNYLGENDWAIKENANVQKSVNGLNNYIRESFTKKYWLYEIYPVDVRNAHESGEIHLHDLGFFGPYCAGWDIRHILLHGFGGVPGKVESKPPKHMRSLLGQIVNATFTTQGETAGAQAWSSFDTYLAPFIRYDNMTYEQVKQCLQEFVFNINVPTRVGFQCPFSNLTFDIKVPNALKDQPVIIGGAVQDATYGEFQKEMDMFNLAFCEVMLEGDAKGRVFTFPIPTLNITKEFDWDSEVTNAFMKITCKYGIPYFANYINSDLDPEDAVSMCCRLRLDVSELKKRGGGLFGSNPLTGSIGVVTLNLPRVGYLSKTKQEFFGHLRRLCNIAKTSLEIKRKIIEDQTEKGLYPYSAHFLAGVKARTGQYWHNHFNTIGIVGMNEALLNFMGKDITAPEGKAFALEVMHYLREIMVEFQKETGHMYNLEATPAESTSYRLAKLDTERYPDIIASGVNEPYYTNSTQPPVNFTDDIFETVENQDELQSLYTGGTVLHFYLGEKIDDIEACKNLIKTVFNNSKMPYISLTPTFSVCQEHGYIAGEHFTCPHCNQEAEVWSRVVGYLRPVQNYNRGKKEEYRQRIKYVMPNDMEKVKKQFESLSAASGI
- a CDS encoding YcxB family protein, with the protein product MEINFTLTKDDLIDYYKSANRNTFIVWGVIVLAFSGLIIAGAVLNNTNLLGMGVLIVVFSVLFILLTLFKIIAVFKKSVQTLKNDVITVELNPDFIQIRKSGKIRWEYIFELLEYKNLFVLKLNKASVFILPKRALGGQAQSLLKEYYQAGLKKRKSAIKNK